A genomic window from Camelus ferus isolate YT-003-E chromosome 9, BCGSAC_Cfer_1.0, whole genome shotgun sequence includes:
- the LOC116665709 gene encoding translation initiation factor IF-2-like, with amino-acid sequence MRGRRGWGPAGAPPEPPSEVPVSAWGRLSTAAPEGCSERLGEGGRSSCAATACGRSPRRGSVSWQRGPCSGRTLPLPVGLPSPIEAPRSQSPGTGGGAQQKRVFPVGLPSRVHPAQPPGTRPETCTTPPRPRARPGRRVETLERRESRDRGFQDCEFRAPS; translated from the exons ATGCGGGGCAGGCGGGGCTGGGGTCCCGCCGGAGCACCCCCGGAGCCGCCGTCCGAGGTTCCCGTCTCCGCCTGGGGTCGCCTGAGCACTGCGGCTCCAGAAGGCTGCTCGGAACgattgggggaagggggaagaagcAGCTGCGCCGCGACTGCTTGCGGCCGGAGCCCGAGGCGGGGGTCGGTTTCTTGGCAACGGGGCCCCTGCTCGGGTCGGACCCTACCCCTCCCGGTcggtctcccctcccccattgaAGCTCCGCGGAGTCAGAGCCCGGGGACCGGAGGCGGAGCCCAG CAGAAACGAGTCTTTCCGGTGGGGCTGCCCAGCCGGGTCCACCCCGCCCAGCCTCCCGGAACCCGCCCGGAGACGTGCACGACCCCGCCCCGGCCGAGGGCGAGACCAGGCCGGAGGGTGGAGACGCTGGAGAGGCGAGAGAGCCGGGATCGTGGGTTCCAGGACTGCGAGTTCCGGGCTCCCTCTTAA